Proteins from one Parasteatoda tepidariorum isolate YZ-2023 chromosome 4, CAS_Ptep_4.0, whole genome shotgun sequence genomic window:
- the LOC107453402 gene encoding zinc finger homeobox protein 4-like, whose amino-acid sequence MFYDSNMYSTPLSLLQLPPTALPEITQKLTQAGNTTARFSQDGKTLEDLKGVVSNNDYQQAAEAEVDVGFVCKKCQLVHPAEVLCLNHQRSSCFANKAPGENTKAILRLVQVQLECRACRERFPTLLDFKFHCNAERHVKRVHKLQRSEQVTPPNSMAPPNSMVPPNSMVPPNSMVPPNSMVPPNSMIPPNSMIPPKLPTCSTSSHFAATPVAPSMTPPRLAPPPLLLPQTGNDVTTRNGPDVTAQHLMFSSDFRNDLDSALRLGLEASSLDHPASTKAGLCFSGEATLSPETKRI is encoded by the coding sequence ATGTTCTATGATTCTAATATGTACAGTACACCTCTGTCTTTGCTCCAACTTCCACCAACAGCCCTTCCTGAAATTACGCAAAAACTAACACAGGCTGGTAACACCACAGCCCGTTTTTCACAAGACGGGAAAACTTTGGAAGATCTCAAAGGCGTGGTGTCCAACAACGACTACCAACAAGCGGCAGAAGCTGAAGTGGACGTGGGATTCGTTTGCAAGAAGTGTCAACTGGTCCATCCAGCTGAAGTTCTCTGCCTCAACCACCAACGCTCCAGCTGTTTTGCCAATAAAGCTCCTGGAGAAAATACAAAGGCAATATTGCGGCTAGTGCAAGTGCAGTTGGAGTGCCGAGCTTGTCGAGAGAGATTTCCTACCCTCCTCGACTTCAAGTTCCACTGCAATGCAGAAAGACACGTCAAAAGAGTGCACAAGTTGCAGCGAAGTGAGCAGGTGACGCCTCCTAATTCTATGGCACCACCTAATTCCATGGTGCCTCCCAATTCCATGGTGCCTCCCAACTCCATGGTGCCTCCCAATTCCATGGTGCCTCCAAATTCCATGATTCCACCGAATTCCATGATACCTCCCAAGTTACCAACCTGTTCAACGTCATCACACTTCGCTGCCACTCCTGTTGCGCCTTCCATGACGCCTCCACGTCTGGCACCACCACCCCTGCTTCTGCCACAGACAGGAAATGATGTCACGACCAGGAATGGTCCGGACGTTACAGCTCAACACCTTATGTTTTCGTCCGATTTTCGAAACGATCTGGATAGTGCTCTTAGGCTTGGGCTCGAAGCTTCTTCTCTGGACCATCCGGCTTCTACGAAAGCCGGACTTTGTTTCTCTGGAGAGGCGACTCTAAGTCCAGAAACTAAACGGATCTAA